In a genomic window of Stakelama saccharophila:
- the rsmI gene encoding 16S rRNA (cytidine(1402)-2'-O)-methyltransferase produces the protein MTLPVNAELDPGLYIVATPIGNLGDLSPRAAAVLQAADLIAVEDSRVTAKLLHHIGVKRPMAPYHDHNADAVRPGLVAQMGEKAVALVSDAGTPLISDPGYKLVRDARAAGHLVVTVPGPCAAIAALTLAGLPTDRFFFLGFLPAKAQARATAIQEVANIRATLILYESGPRLAACLRALADGLGDREAGVAREISKKFEECVTGTLSSLVERYENAPPKGEIVVIVGPPGEAPPATEADADAALREALTRLPPAKAAGEVAKALGLDRKQLYARAIAMKDER, from the coding sequence ATGACACTCCCCGTGAACGCTGAACTCGATCCCGGCCTGTATATCGTCGCCACACCAATCGGCAATCTCGGTGATCTGTCGCCGCGCGCCGCGGCGGTGCTGCAGGCCGCCGATCTGATTGCGGTCGAGGACAGCCGCGTCACCGCCAAGCTGCTCCACCATATCGGCGTGAAGCGGCCGATGGCACCGTATCACGACCATAATGCCGATGCCGTGCGCCCCGGCCTGGTGGCGCAGATGGGCGAAAAGGCCGTCGCGCTGGTTTCCGATGCGGGCACGCCGCTGATTTCCGATCCCGGCTACAAGCTGGTGCGCGATGCCCGCGCCGCCGGTCACCTGGTTGTGACCGTCCCCGGCCCTTGCGCCGCAATCGCCGCCCTTACGCTGGCCGGCCTGCCCACCGACCGGTTCTTCTTCCTCGGCTTTCTGCCCGCCAAGGCGCAGGCGCGCGCCACCGCAATTCAGGAGGTCGCGAATATCCGCGCGACGCTGATCCTCTACGAATCGGGACCGCGCCTCGCCGCCTGCCTGCGCGCGCTGGCCGATGGCCTCGGCGACCGCGAAGCCGGCGTCGCGCGCGAGATCAGCAAGAAGTTCGAGGAATGCGTGACCGGCACGCTGTCCTCGCTCGTCGAACGCTACGAGAATGCGCCACCCAAGGGAGAGATCGTGGTCATCGTCGGCCCACCCGGCGAAGCGCCGCCGGCGACCGAAGCCGATGCCGACGCCGCGCTGCGCGAAGCCCTGACGCGCCTGCCCCCGGCCAAGGCGGCGGGCGAAGTGGCGAAGGCGCTCGGGCTGGACAGGAAGCAGCTCTACGCCCGCGCCATCGCGATGAAGGACGAGCGGTGA
- a CDS encoding penicillin-binding protein activator, with product MAEAVAKPQRGMSLFRMAAMVGALALSACSTLIPRGAPPVQPPPEQPPVSEPAPVEPGIPQDTERHRVALLVPMSGSNAGVGQSLANATQLALLDTKSEKVRITTYDTAQGAAAAARKAIADGNRLILGPLLAENVRQVTPIARAANVPVLSYSNNIAVAGEGAFILGYTPNQSIDRVVAYAKSRGMTQFAALVPRGLYGERASDALLKAVRKADGQVVSIQPYDRSRASMKAAVDEIPDSSPYQAILIADSAGNAALAVPMVRADRGADVKILGTELWNTDSAVGDNAALNGAWFASVPDGLYRQYATKYRQRFGKAPYRLSTLGYDSVLLAVRVARDWPVGEPFPTTELMDEGGFVGLDGAFRFNRNGVAQRALEVQEIRDGNMVTISPAPERFGE from the coding sequence ATGGCAGAGGCTGTAGCGAAACCGCAACGGGGCATGAGCCTCTTCCGCATGGCTGCGATGGTCGGAGCGCTGGCACTCAGCGCCTGTTCCACGCTGATTCCGCGCGGCGCGCCGCCGGTGCAGCCACCGCCGGAACAGCCCCCGGTTTCCGAACCGGCGCCGGTCGAACCCGGCATTCCCCAGGATACGGAGCGGCACCGGGTCGCGTTGCTGGTGCCGATGAGCGGCAGCAATGCCGGGGTGGGGCAGTCGCTGGCCAATGCGACGCAGCTCGCACTGCTCGACACCAAGAGCGAAAAGGTCCGCATCACCACCTACGATACGGCGCAGGGCGCGGCGGCTGCGGCGCGTAAGGCCATTGCGGACGGCAATCGGCTGATCCTCGGTCCGCTGCTCGCCGAAAATGTGCGCCAGGTAACGCCGATTGCCCGCGCGGCGAACGTGCCGGTGCTGAGCTATTCAAACAATATCGCGGTGGCGGGCGAGGGGGCCTTCATCCTGGGCTATACGCCCAACCAGTCGATCGACCGCGTGGTCGCCTACGCCAAATCGAGGGGCATGACGCAGTTCGCAGCGCTGGTGCCCCGCGGCCTCTATGGCGAGCGCGCCTCCGACGCCCTGCTCAAGGCGGTGCGCAAGGCTGATGGCCAGGTGGTTTCCATCCAGCCCTATGACCGGTCCCGTGCGTCAATGAAGGCGGCGGTGGACGAAATCCCCGATTCGTCGCCCTATCAGGCGATCCTCATCGCCGACAGCGCCGGCAATGCCGCCCTGGCGGTGCCGATGGTGCGGGCCGATCGCGGTGCGGACGTGAAGATCCTCGGCACCGAATTGTGGAATACCGATTCGGCGGTGGGCGACAATGCGGCGTTGAACGGCGCGTGGTTCGCGAGCGTGCCGGATGGGCTCTACCGCCAATATGCGACGAAATATCGTCAGCGTTTTGGCAAGGCGCCGTACCGTCTGTCGACGCTGGGATATGATTCGGTCCTGCTCGCCGTTCGCGTCGCGCGGGACTGGCCGGTCGGCGAGCCGTTTCCGACCACCGAACTGATGGACGAGGGCGGCTTTGTCGGATTGGACGGTGCATTCCGCTTCAATCGCAATGGCGTCGCCCAGCGCGCGCTGGAGGTTCAGGAAATTCGAGACGGCAATATGGTGACGATCTCTCCGGCGCCCGAGCGGTTCGGCGAATAG
- the hemW gene encoding radical SAM family heme chaperone HemW yields the protein MSNEPSLALYVHWPFCVSKCPYCDFNSHVRESVDQQAWREALLADMAHEAALLPGRRLGSIFFGGGTPSLMPPETVEALIAAANRHWPFEPGIEITLEANPSSVEAARFDDIARAGVNRVSLGLQALEDQALRFLGRAHDVREGLAALDTARAAFDRVSFDLIYARPGQTPSAWRDELTRALAFGTEHLSLYQLVIEPGTRFATLAAKGELRLPEGDDAAELFTDTRAITAAAGLPAYEISNHARPGAESRHNLAYWQYRDYAGIGPGAHGRRRSHASFRHKKPENWLSAIARNGHGIRSEEALEPRTRAVEAILMGLRLDAGIDLSHVAGLGGAPAQNFIDLGKVAILADQGLMARTGDRLRVTDTGMPVLDAILPTIVRD from the coding sequence ATGTCGAACGAACCATCACTGGCGCTGTACGTCCACTGGCCGTTCTGCGTGTCGAAATGCCCCTATTGCGACTTCAACAGCCATGTCCGCGAATCGGTGGATCAGCAGGCATGGCGGGAAGCGCTGCTGGCGGACATGGCGCATGAAGCGGCGCTGTTGCCCGGCCGCCGCCTGGGCTCCATCTTCTTCGGCGGGGGCACGCCCTCGCTGATGCCGCCGGAAACGGTGGAAGCACTGATCGCGGCGGCGAACCGGCACTGGCCGTTCGAACCGGGGATCGAGATCACGCTGGAAGCCAACCCGTCCTCGGTGGAGGCGGCGCGCTTCGACGACATTGCGCGCGCCGGCGTCAACCGGGTGTCGCTCGGGCTGCAGGCGCTGGAAGACCAGGCGTTGCGCTTCCTCGGCCGTGCCCACGACGTGCGCGAGGGGCTGGCCGCGCTCGACACCGCGCGCGCGGCATTCGACCGCGTCAGCTTCGACCTTATCTATGCCCGGCCCGGCCAGACGCCCTCCGCCTGGCGCGACGAACTCACCCGTGCGCTGGCCTTCGGCACCGAGCATCTCTCGCTTTATCAACTCGTCATCGAACCGGGGACGCGGTTCGCCACCCTCGCGGCCAAGGGCGAGTTGCGTCTTCCCGAAGGCGACGACGCGGCCGAGTTGTTCACCGACACCCGCGCGATCACCGCGGCCGCGGGGCTGCCGGCCTATGAAATTTCCAACCATGCCCGGCCGGGCGCGGAAAGCCGCCACAATCTCGCTTACTGGCAGTACCGCGACTATGCCGGCATCGGTCCCGGCGCGCACGGCCGGCGCCGCAGCCATGCGAGCTTTCGCCACAAGAAGCCGGAAAACTGGCTGTCGGCGATCGCCCGCAACGGCCACGGCATCCGGTCCGAAGAGGCGCTGGAGCCGCGCACGCGCGCCGTGGAGGCGATCCTGATGGGCCTGCGCCTCGACGCCGGCATCGACCTGAGCCACGTCGCCGGTCTGGGCGGAGCGCCGGCGCAGAACTTCATCGATCTGGGCAAGGTGGCGATCCTTGCCGATCAAGGCCTGATGGCCCGCACCGGCGACCGGCTGCGCGTTACCGACACAGGGATGCCGGTGCTCGACGCGATCCTGCCGACAATCGTGCGCGACTGA
- the rdgB gene encoding RdgB/HAM1 family non-canonical purine NTP pyrophosphatase, with product MSGEDEGIGGDAPQAIRKLEPGKLVIASHNEGKVREIRELLKPYGVEAVSAAELDLPVPVENGTTFYANAELKAIQAADLSGLPALSDDSGLCVEALGNAPGVYTADWAERQPLEGPPGRDWYLAMGKVEGKLAEQGPDVSRSAHFVCTLALAWPDGHVEWFEGKVEGTLVWPPRGKKGFGYDPVFQPLGENETFGEMDPARKHGMSHRADAFAQLVKAVF from the coding sequence ATGAGCGGCGAGGACGAAGGCATCGGCGGCGACGCGCCGCAGGCGATCCGCAAGCTCGAACCCGGCAAGCTGGTCATCGCCAGCCATAACGAGGGCAAGGTGCGCGAGATTCGCGAACTGCTGAAACCGTACGGCGTCGAGGCGGTATCGGCGGCCGAACTCGACCTGCCGGTGCCGGTGGAAAACGGCACCACCTTCTATGCCAATGCCGAGTTGAAGGCGATTCAGGCGGCGGACCTTTCCGGGCTTCCCGCGCTTTCCGACGATAGCGGCCTTTGCGTGGAGGCGCTGGGCAATGCACCCGGCGTCTATACCGCCGACTGGGCCGAGCGGCAGCCGCTGGAAGGGCCGCCGGGGCGCGACTGGTATCTCGCCATGGGCAAGGTCGAGGGAAAGCTCGCCGAACAGGGCCCCGATGTCAGCCGCTCGGCGCATTTCGTCTGCACGCTGGCGCTGGCCTGGCCCGACGGCCATGTCGAATGGTTCGAAGGCAAGGTCGAGGGCACGCTCGTCTGGCCGCCGCGCGGGAAGAAGGGCTTCGGCTACGACCCGGTGTTTCAGCCGCTCGGCGAAAACGAGACGTTCGGCGAGATGGATCCGGCCAGAAAGCACGGCATGAGCCACCGCGCGGATGCCTTCGCGCAGCTCGTAAAGGCTGTATTCTGA
- a CDS encoding SDR family NAD(P)-dependent oxidoreductase, producing MARFDGKTVIVTGAGSGMGAAAARRFSAEGANVVLVDIEKDGLDRGAKDLPGERTLIKQTDTGKRQQAEEAVQAAVDRFGGVDVLINNAGTLAQGDVTETAEEDWQRVLDVNVTGYFHMAKAAMPHLKQAKGSIVMTSSVSGLGGDWGMVAYNASKGAVSNMVRAMALDHGRDGVRVNAVCPTFTDTGMTQDMKTDETIAAFLQRIPMQRIGQPEDIAAVMAFLASDDAGFVTGVNLPVDGGLSASNGQPAQ from the coding sequence ATGGCGCGGTTCGACGGCAAGACGGTGATCGTGACGGGGGCGGGTTCAGGCATGGGTGCAGCGGCCGCCCGGCGCTTTTCCGCCGAGGGCGCGAATGTCGTCCTTGTCGACATCGAAAAGGACGGGCTCGACCGCGGGGCAAAGGATTTGCCCGGCGAGCGCACCCTCATCAAGCAGACCGATACCGGCAAGAGGCAACAGGCCGAAGAGGCGGTGCAGGCAGCGGTCGACCGCTTCGGCGGCGTCGACGTGCTGATCAACAATGCCGGGACGCTCGCCCAGGGCGACGTGACCGAGACGGCCGAGGAGGACTGGCAGCGCGTCCTCGACGTCAACGTCACAGGCTATTTCCACATGGCGAAGGCCGCGATGCCGCACCTGAAACAGGCGAAGGGTTCGATCGTCATGACCTCGTCCGTCTCCGGCCTCGGCGGCGACTGGGGCATGGTCGCCTATAACGCATCGAAGGGCGCGGTATCGAACATGGTGCGCGCCATGGCGCTCGACCACGGCAGGGACGGGGTGCGGGTGAACGCGGTCTGCCCGACCTTCACCGATACCGGCATGACCCAGGACATGAAGACAGACGAAACGATCGCGGCATTCCTGCAGCGAATCCCGATGCAGCGCATCGGCCAGCCGGAGGACATCGCGGCGGTCATGGCGTTCCTGGCGAGCGACGATGCCGGGTTTGTCACCGGCGTGAACCTGCCGGTCGACGGCGGGCTCAGCGCGTCCAACGGCCAGCCGGCACAGTAA
- the hrcA gene encoding heat-inducible transcriptional repressor HrcA, with product MTTPPIAELSDRARDVFRTAVESYLDSGLPVGSRTLSKISGLNLSPASIRNVMQDLEEMGLLAAPHTSAGRMPTDHGLRLFVDGMMQAMEPSVEERATIESRAGEAGSVEEALSNTTAALSGLSACAGMVMVPKREPVLRQFSFVPLSDGKALAVLVGDDGSIENRVVDILPGMTPSALAEAGNYMTAMLAGGTLAEARNRLAQQISDERAELDATARALVERGIAVWTEDGDNRPVLIVRGQARLLDEAAAEDLDRVRQLLDELEGKQEIARLLERARDGDAARIFIGAENELFALSGSSVIAKPVRAMDGRVVGVVGVIGPTRLNYARVVPMVDFTAATVARLLA from the coding sequence ATGACAACACCGCCCATCGCCGAACTCAGCGACCGCGCGCGCGACGTGTTCCGGACCGCCGTCGAGTCGTATCTCGATTCGGGATTGCCGGTCGGCTCGCGCACGCTGTCGAAGATTTCCGGGCTCAACCTGTCGCCCGCCTCCATCCGCAACGTCATGCAGGATCTGGAAGAGATGGGCCTGCTCGCCGCGCCGCATACCAGCGCGGGGCGGATGCCGACCGATCATGGCCTGCGCCTGTTCGTCGACGGCATGATGCAGGCGATGGAACCGAGCGTGGAGGAGCGCGCGACGATCGAGTCGCGCGCGGGCGAGGCGGGATCGGTGGAGGAGGCGCTGTCCAACACCACCGCCGCTCTGTCCGGCCTGTCGGCATGCGCCGGCATGGTCATGGTGCCCAAGCGCGAACCGGTATTGCGCCAGTTCAGCTTCGTGCCGCTTTCCGACGGCAAGGCGCTGGCCGTGCTGGTGGGCGACGACGGTTCGATCGAGAACCGCGTGGTCGACATATTGCCCGGAATGACGCCTTCGGCGCTGGCGGAGGCCGGCAACTACATGACCGCCATGCTTGCCGGCGGCACGCTGGCCGAGGCGCGCAACCGCCTGGCGCAGCAGATCAGCGACGAACGCGCCGAACTGGACGCGACCGCCCGCGCGCTGGTCGAGCGCGGCATCGCGGTGTGGACCGAGGACGGCGACAACCGTCCGGTGCTGATCGTGCGCGGCCAGGCGCGGTTGCTCGACGAGGCGGCGGCCGAAGACCTCGACCGCGTGCGGCAACTGCTCGACGAGCTGGAGGGGAAGCAGGAGATTGCCCGCCTGCTCGAGCGTGCTCGCGACGGTGATGCCGCGCGTATCTTCATCGGCGCGGAGAACGAATTGTTCGCGCTTTCCGGCTCTTCGGTGATCGCCAAGCCCGTGCGCGCGATGGACGGCCGGGTGGTGGGCGTGGTCGGCGTGATCGGGCCCACCCGGTTGAACTATGCGCGCGTCGTACCCATGGTGGATTTCACTGCTGCGACCGTGGCCAGGCTGCTGGCCTGA
- a CDS encoding DedA family protein, whose amino-acid sequence MGDFVINMIAAGGYWGIAFLMALENVVPPVPSELIMGLGGIAVARGHMNLPLLVVAGTSGTVIGNCFWYWVGRRIGYERLRPFVDRWGRWLTVEWEEVEKVHRFFRKHGGWMVFVCRFLPTFRTMISLPAGLSRMPLWRFLAWTTAGSAIWNTFLAGAGLYLGRNFTAIDRFIGPASIAMVVLVVLWYLYRVMTWRPTGSRT is encoded by the coding sequence ATGGGCGATTTCGTCATCAATATGATCGCGGCCGGCGGCTATTGGGGCATCGCGTTCCTAATGGCACTCGAAAATGTCGTGCCGCCGGTGCCGTCGGAACTGATCATGGGCCTGGGCGGCATCGCCGTCGCACGCGGCCACATGAACCTGCCGCTGCTGGTTGTCGCGGGCACATCCGGCACCGTGATCGGCAATTGTTTCTGGTATTGGGTCGGAAGGCGCATCGGTTACGAACGGCTGCGGCCGTTTGTCGATCGCTGGGGCCGATGGTTGACCGTCGAATGGGAAGAGGTCGAAAAGGTCCACCGCTTCTTCCGCAAGCATGGCGGATGGATGGTGTTCGTCTGCCGTTTCCTGCCGACTTTCCGCACCATGATCTCGTTACCTGCCGGGCTTTCCCGGATGCCGCTGTGGCGCTTTCTCGCGTGGACGACGGCGGGCAGCGCGATCTGGAACACGTTTCTGGCCGGCGCGGGCCTCTATCTGGGGCGCAATTTCACCGCGATCGACCGATTCATCGGCCCCGCCTCGATCGCGATGGTGGTTTTGGTGGTGCTCTGGTATCTCTACCGCGTGATGACCTGGCGTCCGACTGGTTCGCGGACCTGA
- the gshB gene encoding glutathione synthase — MPLTIAVQMDPIETVNIAGDSSFALMLSAQARGHKIYHYDVRDLSYADGRLWTKARPVTVRRVAGDHYDAGEPVDIDLGTDVDVVLMRQDPPFDLSYITATHLLERIADRTLVVNDPASVRNAPEKVFVLDFARFMPPTLITRSVSEARKFLAQHGSIVVKPLHGNGGKAIFKIDEGGQNLSSLIEVFNTAYREPHMVQAFLPEIAEGDKRIVLVDGQIAGAINRLPGEGEIRSNLATGGSAVQTELTTREREICDALAPELRKRGLLFVGIDVIGGKWLTEINVTSPTGIVAIDKFNGTDTATMIWEAIERRLAERGEA; from the coding sequence ATGCCGCTGACCATCGCCGTCCAGATGGACCCGATCGAGACCGTCAACATCGCCGGTGATTCGAGCTTTGCGCTGATGCTGTCGGCGCAGGCGCGCGGGCACAAAATCTACCACTATGACGTGCGCGACCTGAGCTATGCCGACGGGCGGTTGTGGACGAAGGCGCGGCCGGTGACGGTGCGGCGCGTGGCGGGCGACCATTATGATGCGGGCGAACCCGTCGATATCGACCTCGGCACCGATGTAGACGTCGTGCTGATGCGGCAGGACCCGCCCTTCGATCTCAGCTACATCACGGCCACGCACCTGCTGGAGCGCATCGCCGACAGGACGCTGGTCGTGAACGATCCCGCCAGCGTCCGGAACGCGCCCGAAAAGGTGTTCGTGCTCGACTTCGCACGCTTCATGCCGCCGACGCTGATCACCCGGTCGGTTTCCGAGGCACGCAAGTTCCTGGCGCAGCACGGATCAATCGTGGTGAAGCCGCTCCACGGCAATGGTGGCAAGGCGATCTTCAAGATCGACGAAGGGGGCCAGAACCTGTCTTCGCTGATCGAGGTGTTCAACACCGCCTATCGCGAACCGCACATGGTGCAGGCTTTCCTTCCCGAGATCGCCGAGGGCGACAAGCGCATCGTGCTGGTCGACGGCCAGATCGCAGGCGCGATCAACCGGCTTCCGGGCGAAGGCGAAATCCGCTCCAACCTCGCCACCGGCGGGTCGGCGGTGCAGACGGAGCTGACGACGCGCGAACGGGAAATCTGTGATGCGCTCGCCCCCGAATTGCGCAAGCGCGGCCTCCTGTTCGTCGGTATCGACGTGATCGGCGGCAAGTGGCTGACGGAGATCAACGTCACGTCGCCCACGGGCATCGTCGCCATCGACAAGTTCAACGGCACCGACACCGCGACGATGATCTGGGAAGCGATCGAACGCCGGCTGGCGGAGCGCGGCGAAGCCTGA
- a CDS encoding quinone oxidoreductase family protein, whose translation MAHVARITRTGGPEVIEWVETDLPKPGEGEVRIRATAVGLNYIDTYHRTGLYSIELPAILGSEGAGVVEAVGEGVTGFAEGDRVGTFGPSRGAYATERNVKAAELVKLPDGIADRDAAALLLKGCTAEFLIERCARVEQGQTVLVYAAAGGVGHILVGWLKAIGATVIGVVGSKGKAETAKAIGADHVIRHDQEDIAARVREITNGAGVPVVLDGVGKATWQASLDSAARRGLIVSYGNAGGQVDGVNLGVIAQKGSLFVTRPILFDYVPGPADKQAAVDRLFAMVEKGAVSARIGQTFALADAAEAHRAIEASDTEGATVLLP comes from the coding sequence ATGGCGCATGTCGCACGCATCACCAGGACCGGCGGGCCGGAGGTCATCGAATGGGTGGAAACAGACCTTCCGAAACCCGGTGAGGGAGAGGTCCGGATACGCGCCACCGCCGTCGGGCTGAACTATATCGATACCTATCACCGTACCGGCCTCTATTCGATCGAGTTGCCCGCCATATTGGGGTCCGAAGGGGCCGGCGTGGTCGAAGCCGTGGGCGAGGGGGTCACCGGATTTGCGGAAGGCGACCGGGTCGGCACCTTCGGCCCGTCACGCGGCGCCTATGCGACCGAACGCAACGTGAAGGCGGCGGAGCTGGTGAAGCTGCCCGACGGCATTGCCGATCGCGATGCGGCCGCGCTGCTGCTGAAGGGGTGTACGGCCGAATTCCTGATCGAGCGCTGCGCCCGGGTCGAGCAGGGGCAGACGGTGCTGGTCTATGCCGCGGCGGGCGGCGTCGGGCACATCCTCGTCGGCTGGCTCAAGGCGATCGGCGCGACGGTGATCGGCGTCGTCGGTAGCAAGGGCAAGGCGGAGACCGCAAAGGCCATCGGCGCCGATCATGTGATCCGCCACGATCAGGAGGACATCGCCGCCCGCGTGCGCGAGATCACGAACGGCGCCGGCGTGCCGGTGGTGCTCGACGGCGTGGGCAAGGCAACGTGGCAGGCGTCGCTCGACAGTGCCGCCCGGCGCGGTCTGATCGTCAGCTACGGCAATGCGGGCGGGCAGGTCGATGGTGTCAATCTGGGCGTGATCGCGCAAAAGGGATCGCTGTTCGTGACGCGGCCGATCTTGTTCGATTACGTACCGGGCCCTGCCGACAAGCAGGCGGCGGTCGATCGGTTGTTCGCGATGGTCGAAAAGGGTGCGGTTTCCGCGCGCATCGGCCAGACGTTCGCGCTCGCCGATGCCGCCGAGGCGCACCGCGCGATCGAGGCGAGCGATACGGAAGGTGCGACGGTGTTGTTGCCCTGA
- the rph gene encoding ribonuclease PH codes for MRPSGRAPDQMRDITIEPNFTRHAEGSVLIGFGDTRVLVTASVEERLPPWLRGKGEGWVTAEYGMLPRATHTRGNREAARGKQSGRTQEIQRLIGRSLRAVTDLKLLGERQITLDCDVIQADGGTRTASISGAWVALRMAVDKLLASAAIAADPITQQVAAVSCGIYQGNPVLDLDYDEDSAADADANFVLLSDGKIAEAQATAEGACYDEEGLLRLLRLARIGCNDIFAAQLKATGK; via the coding sequence ATGCGCCCATCCGGCCGCGCCCCCGATCAGATGCGCGACATCACCATCGAGCCGAACTTCACCCGTCATGCCGAGGGATCGGTGCTGATCGGCTTCGGCGACACGCGCGTTCTCGTCACCGCATCCGTCGAAGAGCGCCTGCCGCCCTGGCTGCGCGGCAAGGGCGAAGGCTGGGTGACGGCCGAATACGGCATGCTGCCACGCGCCACGCATACTCGCGGCAACCGGGAGGCGGCGCGTGGCAAGCAGTCGGGCCGGACGCAGGAAATCCAGCGGCTGATCGGACGGTCTCTGCGCGCAGTCACCGATCTCAAGCTGCTCGGCGAGCGCCAGATCACGCTCGACTGCGACGTGATCCAGGCCGATGGCGGCACGCGCACGGCCTCCATTTCGGGTGCCTGGGTGGCGCTGCGCATGGCGGTCGACAAGTTGCTGGCCTCGGCCGCGATCGCGGCCGATCCGATCACGCAGCAGGTCGCCGCGGTCAGTTGCGGCATCTATCAGGGCAATCCCGTTCTCGACCTCGATTATGACGAGGATTCGGCCGCCGATGCCGATGCCAATTTCGTGCTGCTGTCGGACGGCAAGATCGCCGAGGCGCAGGCCACCGCAGAGGGCGCCTGCTATGACGAGGAAGGCCTGCTGCGTTTGCTGCGGCTCGCGCGCATCGGCTGCAACGACATCTTCGCCGCGCAGTTGAAGGCGACGGGCAAATGA
- a CDS encoding DUF6438 domain-containing protein, with product MRTIIASLAAATALAGCAADEGPGRMPATQDPAVQDGPTITYSTAPCFGVCPVYTVTVHADGHGTFVGRQHVAAEGEREFVATQHDLQLFQEVLAPYRPASGEKIIAPGQNCEHQATDMASVDVRWTAPDGTTQHLDYYYGCDMEKNREMAKALRNAPQYLPIGAMIEGR from the coding sequence ATGCGCACTATCATCGCCTCCCTCGCCGCCGCGACCGCGCTGGCCGGCTGTGCCGCCGACGAGGGGCCCGGCCGGATGCCGGCAACGCAGGACCCTGCGGTGCAGGACGGCCCGACGATCACCTATTCGACCGCTCCGTGTTTCGGGGTTTGCCCGGTCTATACGGTCACGGTGCATGCGGACGGCCACGGGACGTTCGTCGGCAGGCAACACGTCGCCGCCGAGGGCGAGCGGGAATTCGTCGCGACTCAGCACGATCTGCAGCTATTCCAGGAAGTGCTCGCTCCCTATCGCCCGGCGTCGGGCGAGAAGATCATCGCGCCGGGGCAGAATTGCGAGCATCAGGCCACGGACATGGCGAGCGTGGACGTCCGCTGGACGGCACCGGACGGCACCACCCAGCACCTCGACTATTATTATGGCTGCGACATGGAAAAGAATCGCGAAATGGCGAAGGCGCTGCGAAACGCGCCGCAATATCTTCCCATCGGCGCAATGATCGAAGGCCGTTGA
- a CDS encoding YraN family protein has product MRDRRAAEQRGRAGETIAAWYLRAKGWRILDRRVRTPAGEIDLVAKRGKLIAFVEVKARATVAERDFAIDERRLARVAAAAEILGPRYAANGEDIRIDVVLLAPGSRPQHIENAWIG; this is encoded by the coding sequence ATGCGTGACCGGCGCGCGGCGGAACAGCGCGGGCGTGCAGGCGAGACCATCGCGGCCTGGTATCTGCGCGCCAAGGGCTGGCGCATCCTCGACCGCCGCGTCCGCACGCCTGCCGGCGAGATCGACCTTGTGGCGAAACGCGGCAAGCTGATCGCCTTCGTCGAGGTGAAGGCGCGCGCGACCGTGGCCGAACGCGACTTCGCGATCGACGAACGCCGCCTCGCCCGCGTCGCTGCCGCGGCCGAAATCCTTGGGCCTCGCTATGCGGCGAATGGCGAGGATATCCGCATCGATGTTGTCCTCCTCGCACCGGGGAGCCGTCCGCAGCATATCGAAAATGCCTGGATCGGATGA